Proteins co-encoded in one Xanthomonas campestris pv. badrii genomic window:
- the mdcC gene encoding malonate decarboxylase acyl carrier protein — METLRYRFDGQRGAGTGLEHALVGVVASGNLEVLVERVPLDGAMEIEILTAARGFGTIWQAVLDDFAARQPLRDVRISINDVGATPAVVSLRLDQAIDVLQGAEA, encoded by the coding sequence ATGGAAACCCTTCGCTATCGTTTTGACGGCCAGCGCGGTGCGGGCACCGGTCTGGAGCATGCGCTGGTGGGCGTGGTCGCCTCCGGCAACCTGGAAGTGCTGGTCGAGCGCGTGCCGCTGGATGGCGCGATGGAGATCGAGATCCTCACCGCCGCGCGTGGCTTCGGCACGATCTGGCAAGCGGTGCTGGACGACTTCGCCGCGCGCCAACCGCTGCGCGATGTGCGCATCAGCATCAACGATGTCGGCGCCACCCCGGCGGTGGTGAGCCTGCGCCTGGACCAGGCCATCGATGTGCTGCAAGGAGCCGAGGCATGA
- the mdcG gene encoding malonate decarboxylase holo-[acyl-carrier-protein] synthase yields MAGRHALVWLRPAAQWQALTPGAQPRLQQWFAAGLPAVVARRDGRQAPGSMRLGVPLPPAEDKQRLSLTVRVDDIARCTAPLALDAVPAHAPDTAQPALQALLTQCQATGLRPRVFGSFAWQALTGLAYVHAHSDLDLLWSVETPEQAHAVVALLQRWEQRHGQRADGELLLPDDMAVSWREYAGSAQQVLVKSSNSCRLLPRAALFPVWSAA; encoded by the coding sequence ATGGCCGGCCGCCACGCCCTGGTGTGGTTGCGCCCTGCGGCGCAGTGGCAGGCGCTCACGCCCGGTGCGCAGCCGCGGCTGCAGCAATGGTTTGCTGCCGGCCTGCCGGCGGTAGTGGCGCGCCGCGACGGCAGGCAGGCACCGGGCAGCATGCGCCTGGGTGTGCCGTTGCCCCCTGCTGAGGACAAACAACGCCTGTCGTTGACTGTACGCGTTGACGATATTGCGCGCTGCACGGCGCCGCTCGCACTGGACGCCGTGCCCGCGCACGCCCCCGATACCGCGCAACCGGCCTTGCAGGCGCTGCTGACGCAATGCCAGGCCACTGGCTTGCGGCCGCGCGTGTTCGGCAGCTTCGCCTGGCAGGCGTTGACCGGCCTGGCCTATGTGCACGCGCACTCGGATCTGGATCTGCTGTGGAGCGTCGAAACACCCGAACAGGCGCATGCCGTAGTCGCGCTGCTGCAGCGCTGGGAACAGCGCCATGGGCAGCGCGCAGATGGCGAATTGTTGCTGCCCGACGACATGGCCGTGAGCTGGCGTGAATACGCTGGCAGTGCGCAGCAGGTGTTGGTGAAGTCCAGCAACAGCTGCCGCCTGCTGCCACGGGCTGCCCTGTTCCCGGTCTGGAGTGCGGCATGA
- the mdcB gene encoding triphosphoribosyl-dephospho-CoA synthase MdcB: MYADDRNRPVAAQTAAASVQLSNNASPVQPRALRTVVCDHAALHHPPSSSGQVRASPLAHRLGRLAVGALHAELACAPKPGLVTPFDSGSHTDMDASSFLRSLFALRGYFVAIAQAGIDNAPLARLRDLGIAAEAAMLRATGGINTHRGAIFSLGLLTAQSARLHVAQRRPPVADAVCQGVQVWREALLAAPLDPRSNGQRMRAQHKVSGVREQAAMGYPLLREVALPALRARLATGATQEAALAHTLMQLVAQVDDLNLLHRGGADGLAYAKAQAARFIADGGTMQPNWRDQLAAIGSGFVQRRLSPGGSADLLACAWFLYCQERA; the protein is encoded by the coding sequence GTGTATGCCGATGACCGAAATCGGCCCGTCGCAGCGCAAACTGCCGCAGCGTCGGTGCAGCTGAGTAACAACGCATCGCCAGTGCAGCCGCGTGCGTTGCGCACCGTGGTGTGCGATCACGCAGCATTGCACCATCCGCCTTCGTCCTCCGGTCAGGTCCGCGCCAGTCCGCTGGCACATCGCCTGGGTCGGCTCGCGGTGGGCGCGCTGCATGCCGAGCTCGCATGCGCTCCCAAGCCGGGCCTGGTCACGCCGTTCGATAGCGGCAGCCACACCGACATGGACGCGTCCAGCTTCCTGCGCAGCCTGTTTGCATTGCGTGGCTATTTTGTCGCCATCGCCCAGGCCGGTATCGACAACGCGCCCCTCGCTCGCCTGCGCGATCTGGGCATCGCCGCCGAGGCCGCCATGCTGCGTGCCACGGGCGGCATCAACACGCACCGTGGCGCTATCTTCAGTCTTGGCCTGCTCACCGCACAGTCCGCGCGCCTGCACGTTGCACAGCGTCGGCCGCCGGTTGCCGATGCCGTCTGTCAGGGCGTGCAGGTCTGGCGCGAGGCCCTGCTGGCCGCGCCGCTGGATCCGCGCAGCAACGGCCAACGCATGCGTGCGCAGCACAAGGTCAGCGGTGTGCGCGAGCAGGCCGCGATGGGTTACCCGCTGCTGCGCGAAGTGGCGCTGCCGGCCTTGCGTGCCCGGCTTGCGACCGGCGCCACGCAGGAGGCCGCGCTCGCGCACACCCTGATGCAGTTGGTCGCACAGGTCGACGATCTGAACCTGCTGCATCGCGGTGGTGCCGATGGATTGGCGTATGCCAAGGCGCAGGCAGCCCGCTTTATTGCCGACGGCGGCACCATGCAGCCGAACTGGCGCGATCAGCTCGCTGCCATCGGCAGTGGCTTCGTCCAGCGGCGGCTCAGCCCCGGCGGCAGTGCCGATCTGTTGGCCTGCGCGTGGTTTCTGTATTGCCAAGAGCGCGCATGA
- a CDS encoding HAD hydrolase-like protein, whose protein sequence is MPALIIFDFDGTLADSFGFFLSTQRDLAARHGFRAAETHEVDAARRLSTRALIKQSGLPAWKVPLVAADFIRLMRAAPPAALFPGIAQTVSALHAGGTRLAVVSSNSAENVQRVLGEELSTKFALIEGGAHLLGKQRALRRVLRATSHTAAQAIYVGDQVADWEAAQVLGLPFAAVAWGYAHPEVFAGLAGTQLIERVEDLLALGMR, encoded by the coding sequence ATGCCTGCACTGATCATTTTCGATTTCGACGGCACCCTGGCCGATTCGTTCGGCTTCTTCCTGAGCACACAGCGCGACCTGGCCGCGCGGCACGGGTTCCGCGCGGCCGAAACGCATGAAGTGGACGCCGCGCGCAGGTTGAGCACGCGCGCGCTGATCAAGCAGTCCGGATTGCCTGCCTGGAAGGTTCCGCTGGTGGCGGCCGACTTCATCCGCCTGATGCGCGCCGCACCGCCGGCGGCGTTGTTTCCCGGCATTGCGCAGACGGTCAGTGCGTTGCACGCCGGGGGGACGCGGCTGGCGGTGGTGTCGTCCAACTCGGCAGAGAACGTGCAACGCGTGCTGGGCGAGGAGCTGAGTACGAAGTTCGCCCTCATCGAAGGCGGCGCGCATCTGCTGGGCAAACAGCGCGCCCTGCGCCGCGTGCTGCGCGCCACATCGCACACAGCGGCACAGGCGATCTATGTGGGCGACCAGGTCGCCGATTGGGAAGCGGCCCAGGTGCTGGGCCTGCCATTCGCCGCGGTCGCCTGGGGCTATGCGCATCCGGAGGTATTTGCCGGATTGGCCGGAACGCAGCTGATCGAGCGTGTGGAAGACTTGCTTGCCTTGGGCATGCGCTAG
- the mdcA gene encoding malonate decarboxylase subunit alpha, whose product MSRQWDTQAESRRQRLQRGAALAPHGRVVAADDVVALLEAVIEPGDRVCLEGNNQKQADFLARCLTEVDPARVHDLHMVQSVLSLAAHLDVFERGIARRLDFSFSGPQAARLAGLVSEGRIEIGAIHTYLELFGRYFIDLTPRIALVTAQAADRHGNLYTGPNTEDTPVIVEATAFKGGIVIAQVNEILDTLPRVDIPADWVDFVTQAPKPNYIEPLFTRDPAQISEIQVLMAMMAIKGIYAEYGVERLNHGIGFDTAAIELLLPTYAQSLGLKGKICRHWALNPHPALIPAIESGFVESVHSFGSELGMEAYIAARPDVFFAGADGSMRSNRALSQTAGLYACDMFIGSTLQIDLQGNSSTATRDRIAGFGGAPNMGSDARGRRHASAAWLKAGREAARPGEMPRGRKLVVQMVETFREHMAPAFVDTLDAWELAERANLPLPPVMIYGDDVSHVLTEEGIANLLLCRTPEEREQAIRGVSGYTAVGLARDKRMVENLRDRGVIKRPDDLGIRPRDATRDLLAARTVKDLVRWSGGLYDPPKRFRNW is encoded by the coding sequence ATGAGTCGACAGTGGGACACCCAGGCCGAAAGCCGCCGCCAGCGCCTGCAGCGCGGCGCGGCGCTCGCGCCCCACGGGCGGGTGGTGGCGGCCGATGACGTGGTGGCGCTGCTGGAGGCGGTGATCGAACCCGGCGACCGGGTGTGCCTGGAGGGCAACAACCAGAAACAGGCCGACTTTCTTGCGCGTTGCCTGACCGAGGTGGACCCGGCCCGCGTGCACGACCTGCACATGGTGCAGTCGGTGCTGTCGCTGGCCGCGCATCTGGATGTGTTCGAACGCGGCATCGCCAGGCGGCTGGATTTTTCGTTCTCCGGCCCGCAGGCCGCGCGCCTGGCCGGGTTGGTGAGCGAAGGGCGCATCGAGATCGGTGCCATCCACACCTACCTGGAATTGTTCGGCCGTTACTTCATCGACCTCACGCCGCGCATTGCGCTGGTCACCGCGCAGGCCGCCGATCGCCACGGCAATCTCTATACCGGCCCCAATACCGAAGACACGCCGGTGATCGTGGAGGCCACGGCGTTCAAGGGCGGCATCGTGATCGCGCAGGTCAACGAAATCCTGGACACCTTGCCGCGCGTGGATATCCCTGCCGACTGGGTGGACTTCGTCACCCAGGCGCCCAAGCCCAATTACATCGAACCGCTGTTCACGCGCGACCCGGCGCAGATCTCCGAGATCCAGGTGCTGATGGCGATGATGGCCATCAAGGGCATCTACGCCGAGTACGGCGTGGAGCGCCTCAACCACGGCATCGGCTTCGATACCGCCGCCATCGAACTCTTGCTGCCCACCTATGCCCAATCGCTGGGGTTGAAGGGCAAGATCTGCCGGCATTGGGCGCTCAACCCACACCCGGCATTGATACCGGCGATCGAATCGGGCTTTGTCGAATCGGTGCATTCGTTCGGCTCGGAGCTGGGGATGGAGGCGTATATCGCCGCACGCCCGGATGTGTTCTTCGCCGGTGCCGACGGCAGCATGCGCTCCAACCGCGCACTGTCGCAGACTGCCGGCCTGTATGCCTGCGACATGTTCATCGGGTCCACCCTGCAGATCGATCTGCAGGGCAATAGCTCCACCGCCACGCGCGACCGCATTGCCGGCTTCGGTGGCGCGCCCAACATGGGGTCGGATGCGCGCGGCCGCCGGCATGCCAGCGCTGCCTGGCTCAAGGCCGGGCGCGAGGCCGCACGGCCCGGCGAAATGCCGCGCGGGCGCAAGCTGGTGGTGCAGATGGTGGAAACCTTCCGCGAGCACATGGCGCCGGCCTTCGTCGACACCCTCGATGCCTGGGAACTGGCCGAGCGCGCCAACTTGCCGCTGCCGCCGGTGATGATCTATGGCGACGACGTCAGCCATGTGCTCACCGAAGAAGGCATCGCCAACCTGTTGCTGTGCCGCACGCCGGAAGAACGTGAGCAGGCGATCCGCGGCGTGTCCGGTTACACCGCGGTGGGCCTGGCGCGCGACAAACGCATGGTGGAAAACCTGCGCGACCGCGGCGTGATCAAGCGCCCGGACGACCTGGGCATTCGCCCGCGCGATGCCACGCGCGATCTGCTTGCCGCGCGCACGGTCAAGGACCTGGTGCGCTGGTCCGGTGGGCTGTACGACCCGCCGAAACGTTTTCGCAACTGGTAG
- a CDS encoding GntR family transcriptional regulator, whose translation MTLAPDSRSAKKRVPLYEEVAERLRQKIYDYALPPGEWIDEPALAEELGISRTPLRESLKLLAAEGLVQLDAGRGSRVTRLTLEDLNQLFPVMAMLEGRCAHDAVKRIDAAGVQRLEELHAAMEASAASGDLAEYYRNNYLIHETVQHYAGNPWLIRVTHDLHRILKMHRGRQLLTPGRMAQSLAEHRQLMECVRRGDAEGAERTMHGHLLSQGQALAAYVAAGGMLNVPAPLPRSGGV comes from the coding sequence ATGACCCTCGCCCCTGATTCGCGCAGCGCCAAGAAGCGCGTACCGCTGTACGAGGAAGTGGCAGAGCGCCTGCGCCAGAAGATCTACGACTACGCATTGCCGCCGGGCGAATGGATCGACGAGCCAGCGCTGGCCGAAGAGCTCGGCATCAGCCGCACCCCCTTGCGCGAAAGCCTCAAGCTGCTCGCGGCCGAAGGCCTGGTGCAGTTGGACGCCGGCCGCGGCAGCCGGGTCACGCGGCTGACGCTGGAAGACCTCAACCAGCTGTTTCCAGTAATGGCGATGCTGGAAGGCCGCTGCGCACACGATGCGGTCAAGCGCATCGATGCGGCCGGTGTGCAGCGCCTGGAAGAGTTGCATGCGGCGATGGAGGCCTCGGCCGCCTCCGGCGATCTGGCCGAGTACTACCGCAACAATTATCTGATCCACGAAACGGTGCAGCACTACGCCGGCAATCCGTGGCTGATCCGCGTCACCCACGACCTGCACCGCATCCTCAAGATGCATCGCGGACGGCAATTGCTCACGCCGGGACGCATGGCGCAATCGCTGGCCGAGCATCGGCAACTGATGGAGTGCGTGCGGCGCGGCGATGCGGAAGGTGCCGAGCGCACCATGCACGGGCATCTGCTGAGCCAGGGCCAGGCGCTGGCAGCCTACGTGGCGGCTGGCGGCATGTTGAATGTACCGGCGCCGTTGCCGCGCTCGGGCGGGGTGTAG
- the mdcH gene encoding malonate decarboxylase subunit epsilon, with protein MSLAILCPGQGGQHPEMFAQVADAPAAAEVVALADTLLGTSSQRLASDPGRYANAIAQPLVCAATLAQWQALRQQLPAPLMALGYSVGELAAHAVAGSMEIATCLQLAATRARLMDAASPAHAGLMAVVGLPLTTLEALCNSHGAALAIINGDDHAVLGGPRAALQALGADAQARGARTTLLPVSVPAHTPWLREAADAFAIELNKVAVRAPALRVLAGIDARAVTTPALVIDSLSAQIAQTVRWRDVLVQATERGARVFLELGPGSALARMVREVVPECEARSVDEFHSTHGVVEWVAAACERAA; from the coding sequence ATGAGCCTGGCCATTCTCTGCCCCGGCCAAGGCGGCCAGCACCCGGAGATGTTCGCGCAGGTGGCGGATGCACCGGCTGCGGCTGAGGTCGTTGCGCTCGCGGACACGCTGCTGGGCACATCGTCCCAGCGTCTGGCATCCGATCCCGGCCGCTATGCCAATGCCATCGCCCAGCCGCTGGTGTGCGCAGCGACGCTGGCGCAGTGGCAGGCGCTACGCCAGCAATTGCCGGCGCCCTTGATGGCGCTGGGCTATAGCGTTGGCGAACTCGCCGCGCACGCCGTGGCCGGTAGCATGGAGATCGCCACCTGCCTGCAGCTGGCCGCCACCCGCGCCCGCCTGATGGATGCCGCCAGCCCCGCGCACGCCGGGCTGATGGCGGTGGTCGGCCTGCCGCTCACCACGCTTGAAGCGCTCTGCAACAGCCATGGCGCCGCACTTGCCATCATCAATGGCGACGACCATGCCGTGCTCGGTGGCCCACGCGCCGCGTTGCAGGCGCTGGGCGCTGACGCGCAAGCACGTGGTGCGCGCACCACCTTGCTGCCGGTCAGCGTGCCCGCGCATACGCCGTGGCTGCGCGAGGCAGCCGATGCGTTCGCAATCGAATTGAACAAGGTGGCAGTGCGCGCGCCAGCGCTGCGCGTGCTGGCCGGTATCGATGCGCGCGCGGTCACCACGCCGGCGCTGGTCATCGACAGCCTGTCGGCACAGATCGCGCAGACCGTGCGCTGGCGCGACGTGCTGGTGCAGGCCACCGAACGCGGTGCGCGCGTGTTTCTCGAACTCGGCCCGGGCAGCGCATTGGCGCGCATGGTGCGCGAGGTCGTACCGGAGTGCGAAGCACGCTCGGTCGATGAATTCCACAGCACCCACGGTGTCGTGGAGTGGGTCGCCGCCGCGTGCGAGCGCGCGGCATGA
- the mdcE gene encoding biotin-independent malonate decarboxylase subunit gamma, whose translation MELSQLLDQLFPLGHAITRNDDVLTGSATTAAGEVTVIGTANTLEVGVDHALALAATVLASTRAHPQRPIVMLADTAGQRLARRDELLGINGYFAHLARALDLARKRGARLVTLVYGEAVSGGFLSFGLMADRIHALPSAQVRVMDLRAMARVTKQPVETLQALSKRSPVFAPGVENYVRMGAVDALWDGDLAQALLEALAAPVDGDQRRARGAQRGGRTLAHDVAAAVAAGQA comes from the coding sequence ATGGAACTGAGCCAGTTACTGGACCAGCTGTTTCCGCTCGGTCACGCCATCACCCGCAACGACGATGTCCTCACCGGCAGCGCCACCACCGCCGCGGGCGAGGTGACGGTGATCGGCACCGCCAACACGCTGGAAGTGGGCGTGGATCATGCCCTGGCGCTGGCCGCCACCGTGCTGGCCAGCACCCGCGCACATCCGCAACGCCCCATCGTGATGCTGGCCGACACCGCCGGGCAGCGGCTGGCGCGTCGCGACGAATTGCTCGGCATCAACGGCTATTTCGCGCATCTGGCGCGCGCGCTGGATCTTGCGCGCAAGCGCGGCGCGCGGCTGGTCACGCTGGTCTATGGCGAAGCGGTCAGCGGTGGATTCCTGTCCTTCGGCCTGATGGCCGACCGCATCCATGCCTTGCCGAGCGCACAGGTCCGCGTGATGGATCTGCGCGCGATGGCACGGGTCACCAAGCAGCCGGTGGAGACCTTGCAGGCGCTGAGCAAGCGTTCGCCGGTGTTTGCGCCGGGCGTGGAGAACTACGTGCGCATGGGCGCGGTGGACGCGCTGTGGGACGGCGATCTGGCGCAGGCGCTGCTGGAGGCGCTGGCTGCGCCTGTCGATGGCGACCAGCGTCGTGCACGCGGTGCGCAGCGCGGTGGCCGTACCCTCGCGCACGATGTCGCTGCTGCCGTGGCAGCGGGGCAGGCCTGA
- a CDS encoding siderophore-interacting protein, which translates to MALHTNTQIRRDLRLRTVQVVRCESVTPQMRRIVFGGSELAGFQSEAPDDHVKLFFPNAEGAFVLPTMTADGPRHDEGALPSPGRDYTPRLFDPQTGELSIDFVLHGDGVASSWAAQAQPGDALCIGGPRGSFLVADDFDHYVLIGDETALPAIGRWLEAMPADMHAEVFIEVADAGERQELLSAADVDVYWLERNGFDAASSTLLEDSLRDYEPHDGDTFYWIGAESMRARAMRKFIEDHMGVDKEWVRAKGYWKASPTAE; encoded by the coding sequence ATGGCACTGCATACCAACACCCAAATCCGCCGCGATCTGCGCCTGCGTACCGTGCAGGTGGTGCGCTGCGAGTCGGTCACGCCGCAGATGCGCCGCATCGTGTTCGGCGGCAGCGAACTGGCCGGTTTCCAGAGCGAGGCGCCGGACGATCACGTCAAACTGTTCTTCCCCAATGCCGAGGGCGCCTTCGTGCTGCCGACGATGACCGCCGACGGCCCGCGCCATGACGAAGGCGCCCTCCCCTCGCCCGGACGCGACTACACGCCGCGCCTGTTCGATCCGCAAACCGGCGAACTCAGCATCGACTTCGTACTGCATGGCGACGGCGTGGCCTCCAGCTGGGCGGCACAGGCGCAACCGGGCGATGCACTGTGCATCGGCGGCCCACGCGGCTCGTTTCTGGTGGCCGACGATTTCGATCACTACGTGCTGATCGGCGATGAAACCGCGCTGCCGGCGATCGGCCGCTGGCTGGAAGCCATGCCGGCGGACATGCACGCCGAGGTCTTCATCGAAGTGGCCGACGCCGGCGAGCGCCAGGAACTGCTGAGCGCCGCCGACGTGGATGTGTACTGGCTGGAGCGCAATGGCTTCGACGCAGCCAGCAGCACACTGCTGGAAGACAGCCTGCGCGACTACGAGCCGCACGACGGCGACACGTTCTACTGGATCGGTGCCGAATCGATGCGCGCCCGTGCCATGCGCAAGTTCATTGAAGATCACATGGGCGTGGACAAGGAATGGGTGCGCGCGAAGGGGTATTGGAAGGCGAGCCCCACAGCGGAGTAA
- a CDS encoding PadR family transcriptional regulator gives MRSRRHGPPELDALADSAPGRGGARPLEHGDLRLLLLALIEQQPRHGYELMRQIGALFKGLYTPSAGAIYPALAQLEADGWVQTSLGDGRKCYQVTDAGREHVAQQRDALDAALARTHRRARALIKAQTPAPIRDAIHRIKHGLFARHGQWSEAETARIAALLNAAADGMERDDG, from the coding sequence ATGCGTTCCCGCCGTCACGGCCCACCCGAGCTGGATGCGCTAGCCGACAGTGCACCTGGGCGCGGCGGCGCGCGCCCGCTGGAACACGGCGATCTGCGCCTGTTGCTGCTGGCACTGATCGAACAACAACCACGCCATGGCTACGAGTTGATGCGGCAGATCGGCGCGTTGTTCAAAGGGCTGTACACCCCAAGTGCGGGCGCGATCTATCCCGCGCTGGCGCAGCTGGAAGCCGATGGCTGGGTACAGACCTCGCTGGGTGACGGCCGCAAGTGCTATCAGGTCACCGACGCCGGCCGCGAGCATGTCGCGCAGCAACGCGATGCGCTCGACGCGGCGCTGGCACGCACGCATCGGCGCGCACGCGCATTGATCAAGGCACAGACCCCGGCACCGATTCGCGATGCGATTCACCGTATCAAGCACGGCCTGTTCGCACGGCACGGGCAGTGGAGCGAGGCAGAAACTGCCCGCATTGCGGCATTACTCAACGCCGCCGCCGACGGCATGGAGCGCGATGACGGCTGA
- a CDS encoding SLC13 family permease, which yields MTPQIATILGLVVMFIVATALPINMGAVAFALAFIVGGVWVGLDGKEVLAGFPGDLFLTLVGITYLFAIAQKNGTIDLLVHWAVRAVRGRIVAIPWVMFVVTGLLTAFGALGPAAVAIIGPVALRFAKQYRINPLMMGLLVIHGAQGGGFSPISVYGGITNKVVEKAGLDVTEMAVFLTSLGFNLMMAIICFCAFGGLKLMRRQEMSLADAQYVPVTGDQASQRRFAIEGHGALVAAGGGTLSTDPLALEAVAITRDRVITLVGLLGLGVAALVYNLNVGLVSITVAVALALISPNAQKGAVDGISWSTVLLISGVVTYVAVLEKAGAVDYIGTGVSQIGMPLLGALLVCYVGGIVSAFASSAAVLGATIPLAVPFLMQGHLGAAGVICALAVSSTIVDVSPFSTNGALVVASAAKEERDGLFRRFLVYSGLVVVLGPLAAWLLFVVPGWL from the coding sequence ATGACCCCGCAAATTGCAACGATTCTTGGCTTGGTTGTCATGTTCATCGTGGCCACCGCATTGCCCATCAACATGGGTGCGGTGGCCTTCGCGCTGGCGTTCATCGTCGGCGGGGTGTGGGTGGGTCTGGACGGCAAGGAGGTCTTGGCCGGCTTTCCCGGCGACCTGTTCCTGACCCTGGTCGGCATCACCTATCTGTTCGCCATCGCGCAGAAGAACGGCACGATCGATCTGCTCGTGCACTGGGCGGTGCGCGCGGTCCGCGGGCGCATCGTGGCCATCCCGTGGGTGATGTTCGTCGTCACCGGCCTGCTCACCGCCTTCGGTGCACTGGGGCCAGCGGCGGTGGCCATCATCGGCCCGGTCGCGTTGCGCTTTGCCAAGCAGTACCGCATCAATCCGTTGATGATGGGCCTGCTGGTGATCCATGGTGCGCAGGGCGGCGGCTTCTCGCCGATCAGCGTGTATGGCGGCATCACCAACAAGGTGGTGGAAAAGGCCGGGCTGGATGTCACCGAAATGGCGGTGTTTCTCACCAGCCTGGGCTTCAACCTGATGATGGCGATCATCTGCTTCTGCGCCTTCGGCGGGCTCAAGCTGATGCGCCGGCAGGAGATGTCGCTGGCCGATGCGCAGTACGTGCCGGTCACCGGCGATCAGGCCTCGCAACGCCGCTTCGCCATCGAAGGCCATGGTGCGCTGGTCGCTGCCGGTGGCGGTACCTTGTCCACCGATCCACTGGCCTTGGAGGCGGTGGCAATCACCCGCGACCGGGTCATCACCCTGGTCGGTCTGCTTGGCCTGGGTGTTGCGGCGCTGGTCTACAACCTCAATGTCGGCCTGGTGTCGATCACCGTCGCGGTGGCGTTGGCGCTGATCTCGCCGAATGCGCAGAAGGGTGCCGTGGACGGCATCAGCTGGTCCACGGTGCTGTTGATCAGCGGTGTGGTGACCTATGTGGCCGTGCTGGAAAAAGCCGGCGCGGTGGACTACATCGGCACCGGCGTCTCGCAGATCGGCATGCCGTTGCTCGGCGCGCTGCTGGTCTGCTACGTGGGCGGCATCGTGTCCGCATTCGCCTCGTCGGCAGCGGTCCTTGGCGCCACCATCCCGCTGGCGGTGCCGTTCCTGATGCAGGGCCATCTTGGCGCGGCCGGGGTGATCTGCGCGTTGGCCGTGTCGTCCACCATCGTCGATGTCAGCCCGTTTTCCACCAATGGTGCGCTGGTGGTGGCCTCGGCCGCCAAGGAAGAGCGCGACGGCCTGTTCCGCCGCTTCCTGGTCTACAGCGGGCTGGTGGTGGTGTTGGGGCCGCTGGCGGCGTGGCTGTTGTTCGTGGTGCCGGGTTGGCTGTGA
- a CDS encoding biotin-independent malonate decarboxylase subunit beta: MSTTVPMAERSYYEADARERIDGLLDAGSFSEFVGPRRRLVSPHLAQLDVPGAFDDGVIVGQGTLQGRNVLIAAQQGAFMGGGVGEVHGAKLTGLLERASATRPDAVLLLLDTGGVRLHEANAGLIAISEVMRATLDTRAAGIPVLALIGSGNGAFGGMGIVARCCSAVIMSEEGRLSLSGPDVIETVRGVEEFDARDRALVWRVTGGKHRYLLGEARTLVADRIAAFADAAASTLDTLSEPDGDAALQALERAHQHLCARIDAYGDCRDGLEIWTRQGIANAQRLPLLDTDAFLAATADRSTPWN; this comes from the coding sequence ATGAGCACCACCGTTCCCATGGCCGAGCGCAGCTATTACGAAGCCGACGCGCGCGAGCGTATCGACGGGTTGCTGGATGCCGGCAGCTTCAGCGAGTTCGTCGGCCCGCGCCGCCGCCTGGTCAGCCCGCATCTGGCGCAGCTCGACGTACCGGGCGCCTTCGATGATGGCGTCATCGTGGGGCAGGGCACGCTGCAGGGCCGCAACGTGCTGATCGCCGCGCAGCAGGGCGCCTTCATGGGCGGCGGCGTGGGCGAAGTGCACGGCGCCAAGCTCACCGGCCTGCTCGAACGCGCAAGCGCCACGCGTCCGGACGCGGTGCTGCTGCTGCTCGATACCGGCGGCGTACGCCTGCATGAGGCCAACGCCGGCCTGATCGCCATCTCCGAAGTCATGCGCGCCACCCTGGACACCCGCGCCGCGGGTATCCCGGTACTGGCGCTGATCGGCAGCGGCAACGGCGCGTTCGGTGGCATGGGCATCGTGGCGCGCTGCTGCAGCGCGGTGATCATGTCCGAAGAGGGTCGGCTGTCGCTGTCCGGCCCGGATGTGATCGAAACCGTGCGCGGCGTGGAGGAGTTCGACGCGCGCGACCGTGCCCTGGTGTGGCGCGTCACCGGCGGCAAACACCGCTATCTGCTCGGCGAAGCGCGCACCCTGGTGGCCGACCGAATCGCGGCCTTCGCCGATGCTGCGGCCAGCACGCTGGACACGCTGTCCGAACCGGACGGCGATGCCGCCTTGCAGGCGCTGGAGCGCGCGCATCAGCACTTGTGCGCGCGCATCGACGCGTACGGCGATTGCCGCGACGGCCTGGAGATCTGGACGCGGCAGGGCATCGCCAATGCACAGCGCCTGCCGCTGCTGGACACCGACGCCTTCCTTGCCGCCACCGCAGACCGGAGCACGCCATGGAACTGA